The window GTGATAACATGTCGGAAAGACTGAGCCAAATCTCTCAAGTGCGAGCAACCCGCACTGATCCGGGAGCTGAACTGGGGGCTAAACCATTTCGAGTTTCGTGTAGCAGAAGGTTATTGGAGGTTACGCATCTGTTGGTTGCATTGTGCAACATAGCCAGTTCAGGGGTAGAAGCGCGGAAGCATTGGGTGAAGAAGTCTGGAGCGGCGCAGCAGGCGCAGTCCGAGGCTGATGATCTGGTTACCGGATGTGACACGGAACCAAACATGGAACCATTCAGTAGTGGCTCTCACTGTGGGCAGTGAAGGTTAAAAAAGATATTTTGAAAGCTCTAGGCCTGGTACGGGCGCCTATGCGTAGGGACTGCACCTTGACCAGAGAACAATAAGACAAGCTTCAGCAAAAGGTAATGAGGCTGCGAGCACGTGGGAGAGCTGCAACCTGCAAAGGCGTTTGATGAGCATTGCGCAGACCAAACACATTTCGAGCAACGATGATAAGATAAGAAATCCGATAAAAGATAAGAGTGTCAGAACTCAGCTGCTTGAGCGAGTTGCGGGGAGAAAAGCTGAAGGTGGGGCCTGCCCTCGTCAAAAACCCGCAACAGGCCGGCAAGTCACGGGACCGGGTCAAATTTCGACCGTGCACCCACACTTGCACGGCAGCCCTGGGCGAAATTGTTGCAAATTCGCGAAAACCAAAGAGAGAGGCAGCTGGCCCACGACACCACACGTCAACCACACCACATCACGACCCCATCCAGCCGTCAAAATGGTGAACGTCCCCAAGACCAGAAAGACCTTCTGCAAGAGCAAGGAGTGCGGCAAGCACCAGCTCCACAAGGTCACCCAGTACAAGGCCGGCAAGGCTTCGGCCTTCGCTCAGGGAAAGCGCCGTTACGACCGCAAGCAGAGCGGTTACGGTGGTCAGACCAAGCCCGTCTTCCACAAGAAGGCGAAGACCACCAAGAAGATCGTTCTCAGACTGGTGAGATTACCCGATCGCTGAATCGAGGACGGAGGTATGCTAAAACGGGTGGAATAGGAATGCTCCGCGtgcaaggccaagaagcagctcCCTCTCAAGCGCTGCAAGCACTTCGAGCTTGGGTAAGTTTTTGTTCGCCTTTTTCCTTGCCAGCATCACGAATTCGAGAGACTCCTGCGAAACCGACCGGCATGATGAAAACCGATTGTGTGAACCACGAGCTTCCGACTACCCCGCGGCGGCGAATCTGCGACCAGGACCACTCCGAGTACGAACACGCCTCACGACACCATCATACGGAAAGTTTGATCCAACACTCGTCACATATACAATGGGAATTCGATGTTTGGGGTACAAAACGCCAGGAGAATCATATTCAGGTTTTCGAGCTGTTGCGGTCAGCATGACACCGGACGATGGGCAGCTATGATGTTTCGAACCAATCACCTCCGAATATCGGCAACACGATCTCGACATAGACTTATTGCACCACGAGAATATTTGCGATGCATGTTTCGATCTCCAAAATGCTCGACGTCATACGACGTCAAGATATGGAACAGGGTTCTGCGGCAGTCTCTCGAATTTGGTGCACCAGTTGCCGGACCGAACACGTGCTGACAGATTGTGCTACAGTGGTgacaagaagaccaagggTGCTGCCCTCGTCTTCTAAATGCGCTCCGGCTGGAAatgtgggtggtgaagatTTGAGGACATTGGCTCTGGTTTTCGGGATTTGCCTGCATGGGAATTTGCCGCGCCATGTCGTGGAGCATCACAATATGATTTCGATGTTGACATGGGAATACCGGGCATAGAGGATCATGTACATGGGCATGGGTGGTTTCGGTCGCGGGACAAGCAACAATACCATCCTCGGGGCGTTTCGTCTGCGCTTTTTCACGAACACTGCTTCCAGTTTCCTCACACTTCAACGACCGAACAAGCGCCCTTGGTGCAGTGACCGCAACTGTTTTGTACGCATGTCGGGGCTGGTGGCTACGACGAATGTGAGGTTGGGCGGGAACTGGGAATCCCGTTAGCCAAGAAAACGGGCCAATGTCTTTTTGAAGCTGAATAAATTAAGTGGACGCACCAAACCTACTCCCACCATCGTTTCCCACTCCCATTCTTGCTGTGTATCCAGAGCCTCCGAACGCCGTAGAAGAACAGGTTTCCCTTCGTTGCAGTCTTGAGCGCTCAGTTCCTATGACCCATTACAGATTTAATATGAGAATTAACCACCACATTCCAGTATAGGACCAAACAAATGACCCGATTTGAGGACTCGGTTGCGCGGCATCTGATTGGAAGCATGTCGAGCGGCTAGACGCGATACAGCTTGGGTTCTCACCGCACTCcctgatggtgatgccgcCTGGGTGTGGTTGCACAAATGGCCAGCAACGCTCAACAGCGTTTTGGTCCTCACCAATCCCGACTTGACAAACAAGCGCAGCCAGTTGTAATAGCTCGAGGGGCCAGTCACAGGGCGGCGCCATCGGCAATGAAGCGAGCTGCTGAGAGGTTGATACAAGCCTGGTGGACACGCAGTCGGAGAGGCTTAATCTCAGCCGCAGCTGCACACAGTCGGGTCTGGGAGACCTCGCGGGATCCAGGTTGGGTTTGGCTCTCTCTGTGTGCCCAATATGAGGGCACCGATGCCCGGCCACAGAATGGTTCACATGCATGTCCGATCTGCTGCCTTTCCAATGGGCTCCGGAAGAGGGAATATTGACCTGCCTCTCCAAGACCGAGTCAACACACAACGTTCATAAAACATGATCCTGGAGGACCTGACTGATATAAAACAATTTATCACTCAACAAAGAACCTCAAGATAACACCATTGAGAAGACACCTGACATTACCAGGCCAGGGGACTCCGTCTGTGCCCCGCGCCCACGCCGTCAAAAACTATGCAACAACCCCTTATTACACCAAGAGACGACCGAGCCTATGAGTACAGCATCCAGGCCACGGAAGATTACAACTATGAACCAAGGAGGACAGAGGGGCAGGTCGCGCCGACATGGCAGCCACCAGCATGGAGACCGACTGACACACCCAACTACAAGCCAAAACCACTGCGATGGCCATTCATCAGCGGTCTTATGGTCCTGCTAGTCGTGGCCATCGCCCTTATCATTTTTGCCGACAGGAGCCTGCCAAACTCAGACACGAGTGCTCGGTTTTTGGGACTACATCCCAATGCCTCGCAACCTGTGCGGCTAGCTCGCGATGTTCTCCCGAACAACACAGCAACCATGACCCCAGTCAGTGGCATGACTTCGATGTCACAGAGCACTCTGAGTTTCGAGGAAGAGGTCAGGGTCGCTGTTCAGAGCAGTTCTTCCCCAGAGATTGTGTCTCAGGCGACACCGACGCTTCAGTCGTCTACCGAAACACAGTCTATACCTTCCGGCTCAACGTCCCCGATCTTCATCGTGACAGGCATCACAAAGACCGAAAGACTGTCTCTCTCAGCTTCAGAAACGATGGATAACAACGCGTTTAGGTTGCCAGATCCTGAAACAAGCAATCCATCAAGCGTTCCGTCAGTCACGATATCTGAAGACACCTCAGCAACTGCCTCTGGTTTATCGTCTGTAACCGCTCCCCCTTCAGAGCCTGTCAGTTCCAGCACTAGTGCGACCAGCGTGAGCGGCATGTCGTTGATACCGATATCTGTCTCCATATCTTATTTTACACGAAACGTTACAGTTCCTTTCACGACAATTCTCTTCACCTCAACATTCACCAGAACTCGAACGTCTTCGTTCAGCAGTGCTTCTACATTTACCACATCATTTGTGACAGATGTGACCGATGTGGCTCCAACCACGGTCATGTCATTCTGGTCATCAGATGGATCAGAAGGCGCAGTCCCTATTTCCACTGGCATGGGCACTGGCGTGAAGCCTACAACAATCGTTTCAGGGGTGACGACGACCGTTGCAGGTGTTTCCACGGCGACAGATGTTGTGACGTCTGTTTTTACCAGCACGCTTACCGGAGTGGTGATTCCAAGCGTGGGCCAGGTTACGATCACTTACTTCCAGACTGTCATGCCTGTTCCAGTCACGGAGCCACCTAACCCGGTCAAGGTGACGGGGGTGGAAGTCATTGACGGGACAGTCATTGAGGTTATTAAAACTCAGGGGCCTGTTGTGGTCGTTGTCCCCACAAACGAAGTCCAAACTAGGGTGGTTGAGCAGGAGATTAGAACTGGTGTCGTTCGGGTCGGCGGATCTGCCGTGACCAATGTTGTGGTCATCACACCGACCCCTGGCGTCGCCATAGGCCAAGTTACTAATGTTGATGGTGCACCCCGGACCATTCAAGCGGTTGTGGCACCAGTCGAAGTTGGACAGCCGGTAACTTACACAGTCGTTGACAACGTCGGGGGCTCACTTGTTTCGCAAGTTGTCGTTACTACACCGGCTGGGCCGCCTTATCAACCGGTTTCATACACTGTTGTCCGCGAGCAAGGAGGGTCTCTTGCGACTCAAGTCGTAGTAACCACACCAACAGGCCCTCCAGGCCAGCCGATAACCTACACCGCCATTAACATGGAAGGAGGAACCCCGGTGACCCAAGTTGTCGTCACCACACCTTCCGTTGACGGCCCTTTCGTGCCCATCACCTACCTCGTCACAACCAACATAGGCGGCACCCCAACCGTCGTCACCATAACCCCCGCCCCAACAACCTttgtcaccaccatcgacggCACAACCATAACCCGCGTGACAACCCCCCAAGTGACGAGCTTCACCACAACCATAGAcggcaccctcaccaccctaaccctaaccaccaccccaaccaacacctcccccatcaccctcaccctcgccacgACCTCTCGCGAGACCCTAAGCACcttcaccagcaccatcccccccaccacctttctcaccaccatctccggcTCCCTGAGGACAataacctccaccccctcccccaccacctccctctcaacccgCCTCCCCACAACCCTAACCTacacctcaaccacaaccccaaccccctcctccccatccgaaTCCCTCGTCCCCCAAACAAGGGTAATCTCCTGGTCCGAAACCGACATCTTCCTCGgcaccttcctccccgccctcctcgccattgCCATCGTGATTCCCCTCCGCATCATAGACCTAAACGCAAAACTCTACCAACCCTTCCAGTCCCTTACCCTCCCCACTGGCAGTCTGGGTGCTAACACCCTACTGGTCCAATACTCTGGCGTCCTGTCGTTTGTTACGCCAGTCATCACCCTCTTGCAGGCTAAACACCCTGTCCCATTCGTGACAACGCTCATGGTCGGTTGTGGGAGTTTGATGGTCCCTTTTGCGACTGAGGCTATCGGGCTGAAGCTTCATGGGGATTGTTATCTCAACACTGCGAGTAAGAACTGCGGTCCGGCGCTGGGGGTGAACAGGACGGCGGGGTatgttcttgttggcctgatggttgtcgtggttgttttgctaggggtggtgatgtggttcACGAACTGGGGACGGAAAGGGGTCacgggggtgagggcgaaTCCGTGGAATTTGGCTGGGATGGGGTCGCTCctggggggggtgaggagtgATTTGGGAGGCGGGCATGGCAAAAAGATGAGGTATAAACGGTATGGAATGGGGTGGTATCGGAAtcgggatgggagggaggattaCGGAATGATAGTGTTGGATGAGGCTGGTCAGGggttgcagcagcagcaacatcctaCCTCTGAGAGTGGGAGTGACGACATGGATGGGAGTGATGCGGTAGCTGATTTGAAAACGGGGGTGTCGGGGAGTCATTTACCTTTTATGACGTTAAGGATACCGTGGAGGGTCGGCCTGATTCTATTTCAACTTGCCGTCTTCATTTTCATCATCTATTACCATGCCTACTACCGCGGCGGGATCAAGGACAATGGCAAGCTCTGGACGTTTATGAACGCCAACACCTTTGGGGTGAGGTTCTTGTCGGCGATTATCGGGGTGATAGTAGCGTTTTGTTGGCAGTCCTTCTTTCTGAGTAAGTCCCCCTTTCTCATCTCCATCCAAAAGAGAATCGGGTTCACTAACAATCAAATCAAAAGGCGTGAGCACCATGACCCCCTTCCAACTAATGGCTCTCTCAACCCAACCGGCCTCCCgctccatcctcttctcgCCGAACACGAACCCCTTTTCGGGGCTCTACTCCGCCATCAGAAACAGACACATGTTCCTGCTCGCGGTCTCAATAGCTGCGATCATGTCAGAGTTCTTGCCGGTGCTGCTCTCCAACGTCCCCTTCAGCCTCTACCAAACCTCCGCCGCGGCGACCGCCTGCGCGGTTCTTTCATGTCTCTTCTTGGCAGTGATGCTCGCCGTGCTCGGCTGGTCGTTCTGGATCCGATACCCCCCGATGCCCGCTGACCCGAGGTCCATCGCGGGGATGATGTACTACCTCTCCCAGTCACCCACCCTGCTGGCAGATTTGGAGGGGATATCCTCCATGGACGGGGCCGCAAGGCGCAAACGAATAGAAGAGAACGGTGGGAGATATTACTACGGGGTGCTGCCTGTTTCTGTGGAGAATGGGTTATGGGAGTCTCAGGACAGGAGAAGGCTAGGGGTGGAAGTGGAGACGGGAGGAGGTAGTGGTAGTAGTGGGTACGAGCCTGAGGACGGAACAACCCCGGCTTTTGCTGCGATGGACGGGCCAGCTATGACGGAAACGGCTCGCCGAGGCGAATACCATGCCGTTGATGgcagtggtgatggcggcagtGGTGAGTTGAGGCATGATCGGAGCTTCATGAGTCAGAACACGGCGTATCAGGGACATCGGATTGATGAACAGCCTGCGATGTATGGTTGAGTTTGCCCCGAACTTGACCGACAGTTCGTTTTTGAGGAAGGAATGCCGGGAATCCTTTTACCAACAACATCCCACACGCACATGAACACTCGGGATACGGATATCGAGGCTCGGATCAGTGTACTCGGACTAGAATCAGCTGAGTGAGAGCCTggccaaaaaaaaatgctggcttgctgttgctgctgctgctgtttgtTCGGCCGaacacaacaaaaaaaaaccgacATGGGGAACATCTTCTACACAACAGGCAGGTGCAATTCTAGTCACTCCGCATCATTTTGTTGGTACGAGATTTCTTTTTCGACTGATGAGTGAGGTCAGCACCGTTTCTCTTGGCCCCCGTTTTGTGGTCTTTTTTGTCATCAGCGCAGGGTTGCGTTGCATGCGGCTCAGTTGCTTTAAGATGACGCCAATATGGAGTCCCAAACCAGGGGAAATCGATAGCGCGCGAAGCTTGGGGGGAAGTTCTCGAAGGCAAATAGCTTACACATGTTCCCAATACTACTAGTAGCGAGGCAATTGCCTAGAAACAAGTTCCTTGCATCTCGTTTTCAGTTTGAAAAGGCTTTTATACATGTGAATGGCATGGTGGCATGGTGGTTGTAGAGAATAAGAGGTGAGGTCACTCGGCAACAGCTCCCCAAAACTTTGGATCGGACAGAAGCGAGCGAGAGCGGAACCGGGCGCAGGGTgaggtggcggtggaagTGGAATCATATTGCTCCGTAGTGGACCCTTTTCTCACGGGGTTCTCACAAGGGCTTGGTAGGGTAGAGCGGGCCTGGACATATTTGCAAGCTAAGACCGAGGCTGCTAAAAGACCATCAGCGATAAATCTCGAACGTTTTCAAGATGTGTCCAATCTGCTTCAATTGCTTCTCAGccagcttctcaatctcagCACTATCCTTTTAGCTCTCGTGACAGTGTCTTGTCTTGATGAATCCTATTTTTGTCGTCCACAGCGTCgggattttttttctggaCGGTTTCTGGTTTCCGGGTAAACTTGGCAACTTGGCAACTTGGCAAGCTTCGCGGGACGAGGATGATCAACCAGCAGGCGCGACCCTGGGAGTTGGACCTGTTGTGGTGATATCGAACTCTTGGCAAGCTATCTTCCAAGCAGGCAGCGCAAACACATGGCCCGACATGGATCTGATGTGGGGGTTTGAGGACGTTAGGCATCTTGGGGTCATCTCGATACGAGAAGGACAAGCAAATAAACCCCTCTTTAGCAGGTGCGGGTTTGAGAATAAAGTCCAGGGAACTCATGGTGGGTTTATAGCGCACACACATAGTGTCTGTGTACCACGGGAATTGTTTCTTCAAACAGCAAAGGCCAAAAAGGGGAAATAAAGTTTGACATGTCTTGGTCTTGTGCGATGTTACATGCTTCACGCTGCCAGGCTGGCCGACTGACTTCAATATCTCGTAtgtgagaaaaaaagaaagaggagaagaaaaaaagaagggtCCAAGGGAAAGCAAGATTGTCAGCTGAGCTGATCTGCAGGATGCACGCCATGCAGTAAAATATTGACAGTGTGCagcatcttcttcaccttgtGCCCGGGCGAGGGACAAATCAGGAGCAAAGTTCTGTCTCATTGAGACACACGAGGTTGGGTTTGACGGTGCGTGAGCCTCGAGATGGATAAACAACATCCAATTTTGCCATGTTTTCCATCAGTTTGGTCTACTGTGGCTACCTGTGGCGCCCCCGTCACAACTTCCATCGCTAACACGCGGGGTTGGGTGTGTGACGTAGGGCCGGTTTTTCGGGtgtgatgggatggaaggaAAATTAGAAGGAAGGGAGAAGAGACAGACACAGGGAACGCCGTGCCAGCCACGCCCTTTTGGCTTTTTCTAGACATTGCTCCGAATCATATCCCGCACCCGATGCCGTCCCGATCGAAAAGCAGCCgcatttttcttcttttgtttgtgaACAATTTACCGTCCTTGCAGCCAGGGCGGCATTGCATCGCATCGCATCCAGCCATGGAAAACGGTTCCCATCTCGCATTTATCACTGAGGCCAGGCCGAAGGATACGAACATGACAACAATTACGTTCAATACGAACTTCCACCGCTACTACCAAGCTGACCTGCTGCTTGCTCATTGGACAAACCTTGCGAACAGgcagttggtggtgagtgatATCAGAGGATACTAACGGTCATGATATGCACCTCTTCGGCGACTATGCCGCATGTTGCCCCGGCCGTTGGTTTTCAACTGTAAGATCTAACTCCGAGTCGGGTATAACTGGAGACAATCAGGTGCCGCAACCGCCCTTCCAACCGTTGCACTCACGTCAGAATCTTGGAAGTCCGTAAGGCAGAACACTGCGAAAAGAGCAGCATTGATCTTTTGATATTCGGGGAAATGGCATGCGGCGTCCGCCCGGGCCAACGGTATCGGCCACGTCCGGTGCTTGTCTCCAGAAATAATTGTTCACGTGTAGTCCTCACCGAGTATTTGTGCAACCAGAGGAGATCACGTCAAGCACTGAGGTGTGGTTCCTGTGCGTTTGCCGAGGGAGCCGCAAGTGTTGGCTCTAGTAGGGATCCCAACTGTCGATGTCTTGGTGTTTCTCTCCGTTTTTGGACCTTGTGGTCTTGGCTTGTTTCTGCACTAGCGCCGTCCATGTGCTCCGTCTTGGAATACTCCGTTTATGTGGAACAAGTGGACTGACCCAATGGAGTGACCCTCTCTTGATCCTTATTGTGctggggaaagaaaaaaagggcgaGAAGCACCATGAGTTGGCACTGGACTGAGTGGACCGTTTTCGTGACTGTCCTCAGACCCGATCGGTGACCGTCCGGATCTTGGGGTATCCCTATGCGCCGCCATCCTATTCCCCTTACTCATTTCATGGAGTCTCAAGCGGGATCAGGGGTGTTGTCTTGAAGATATAAGAAAGATGGCGGCCCTTACCTCGTCCTACCCCAATCCaccttcatcatcagcccTTGCCTCTCCCCGTCTGCTTGGAAGGTGTTGAGACAGTATAtactgttgttgttgtcactGTCCATTCTTCACGACTTCACGAGACCATCGACAATATGATCAACGTACCAGTGACCCTTCTCTCGCTGTCGGCGGTAGCCACGGCTGCTGTTTTGGCCGATGCCAACTCCCAGTCTACCAGCCCTAACCCAAGCCCACGACAACATGCCAGAGATACACTCCAGAAGCGTGCCAACTGCGGTGCTGGCATTGGAAACTGCCCTTCCGGTCAATGCTGCTCTCAATACGGCTGGTGTGGCGTCACCTCTGAACATTGTGGAACTGGTTGCCAAAGCGGCTTTGGAACCTGTacaggtggtggaggtggaaacAATGAAGAAACTCTGTCGACTCCTCGGCCAAAATTTGGAAGCATCCCCTATGGTAAGCCCCTCTCTGAGATAATTTGAAAACATAAAAACAAAATGACTTACACTTTTCAAAGgcgtcaccatcaccaactgcAACGCCGCGGGCACCATCGCCCTCACGTTCGACGATGGCCCCTTCCTCTACACCAAccagctccttgacctcctcgcccagcagcaagtcaaggccaccttcttcaccaacggcCTCAACTGGGGAGACGCAACCCAAGCACCATACCCCGATGTCCTGCGCCGCATTGTAAACGACGGCCACCAGCTCGGCTCCCACACCTACAACCACCCAgacctcaacaccctcaccaccgccgcccgcAGAAGCAACATGGCGCAAAACGAAAAGATCTTCAAGGACGCCCTCGGCGGGTACTTCCCCACTTACATGCGCCCTCCTTATGGCAGCTGCACCGGCCAGTGCCTCACCGACCTGGGCAACCTCGGCTATCACGTCATCAACTGGAACATCGACACCCTCGACTACCAAGGCAACATCCCCAACAGCCAaaacatcttcaacagcgCCGTCAGCACCAACGCCGCGGCCAACAAGTACATCGCCCTCGCCCACGACGTCCACCAGGCGACCGTTCAGCAGCTCGCCCTGGGTTTGATCCAGACCGCCAAGAACAGGGGCTACCGTCTGGTGACTGTCGGCGAGTGCCTTGGTGATGCTCCCGTCAACTGGTATCGTGATGCCACGACTGGCAATGCTCgcaccggcggcggtggtggcagcggcggcaaccccaaccccggcccCATCACCTCGACTAATGGTCTCTGCGGCAGCACAAACGGCAATATGAACTGCCTCAACTCTGGGTTCGGTAACTGCTGCTCTCAATGGGGCTTCTGCGGCTCTACCGCTGAGTACTGCGGTGCCAACTGCCAGCGGGCCTTTGGAAATTGCAATTAGCTGATATAAGAGTATATATATGTCCGCGGG is drawn from Podospora pseudocomata strain CBS 415.72m chromosome 1 map unlocalized CBS415.72m_1, whole genome shotgun sequence and contains these coding sequences:
- the RPL44 gene encoding 40s ribosomal protein L44e (COG:J; EggNog:ENOG503P3Z6; BUSCO:EOG09265JX6), with translation MSIAQTKHISSNDDKIRNPIKDKSVRTQLLERVAGRKAEGGACPRQKPATGRQVTGPGQISTVHPHLHGSPGRNCCKFAKTKERGSWPTTPHVNHTTSRPHPAVKMVNVPKTRKTFCKSKECGKHQLHKVTQYKAGKASAFAQGKRRYDRKQSGYGGQTKPVFHKKAKTTKKIVLRLECSACKAKKQLPLKRCKHFELGGDKKTKGAALVF
- a CDS encoding uncharacterized protein (COG:S; EggNog:ENOG503P4NS), translating into MQQPLITPRDDRAYEYSIQATEDYNYEPRRTEGQVAPTWQPPAWRPTDTPNYKPKPLRWPFISGLMVLLVVAIALIIFADRSLPNSDTSARFLGLHPNASQPVRLARDVLPNNTATMTPVSGMTSMSQSTLSFEEEVRVAVQSSSSPEIVSQATPTLQSSTETQSIPSGSTSPIFIVTGITKTERLSLSASETMDNNAFRLPDPETSNPSSVPSVTISEDTSATASGLSSVTAPPSEPVSSSTSATSVSGMSLIPISVSISYFTRNVTVPFTTILFTSTFTRTRTSSFSSASTFTTSFVTDVTDVAPTTVMSFWSSDGSEGAVPISTGMGTGVKPTTIVSGVTTTVAGVSTATDVVTSVFTSTLTGVVIPSVGQVTITYFQTVMPVPVTEPPNPVKVTGVEVIDGTVIEVIKTQGPVVVVVPTNEVQTRVVEQEIRTGVVRVGGSAVTNVVVITPTPGVAIGQVTNVDGAPRTIQAVVAPVEVGQPVTYTVVDNVGGSLVSQVVVTTPAGPPYQPVSYTVVREQGGSLATQVVVTTPTGPPGQPITYTAINMEGGTPVTQVVVTTPSVDGPFVPITYLVTTNIGGTPTVVTITPAPTTFVTTIDGTTITRVTTPQVTSFTTTIDGTLTTLTLTTTPTNTSPITLTLATTSRETLSTFTSTIPPTTFLTTISGSLRTITSTPSPTTSLSTRLPTTLTYTSTTTPTPSSPSESLVPQTRVISWSETDIFLGTFLPALLAIAIVIPLRIIDLNAKLYQPFQSLTLPTGSLGANTLLVQYSGVLSFVTPVITLLQAKHPVPFVTTLMVGCGSLMVPFATEAIGLKLHGDCYLNTASKNCGPALGVNRTAGYVLVGLMVVVVVLLGVVMWFTNWGRKGVTGVRANPWNLAGMGSLLGGVRSDLGGGHGKKMRYKRYGMGWYRNRDGREDYGMIVLDEAGQGLQQQQHPTSESGSDDMDGSDAVADLKTGVSGSHLPFMTLRIPWRVGLILFQLAVFIFIIYYHAYYRGGIKDNGKLWTFMNANTFGVRFLSAIIGVIVAFCWQSFFLSVSTMTPFQLMALSTQPASRSILFSPNTNPFSGLYSAIRNRHMFLLAVSIAAIMSEFLPVLLSNVPFSLYQTSAAATACAVLSCLFLAVMLAVLGWSFWIRYPPMPADPRSIAGMMYYLSQSPTLLADLEGISSMDGAARRKRIEENGGRYYYGVLPVSVENGLWESQDRRRLGVEVETGGGSGSSGYEPEDGTTPAFAAMDGPAMTETARRGEYHAVDGSGDGGSGELRHDRSFMSQNTAYQGHRIDEQPAMYG
- a CDS encoding uncharacterized protein (COG:O; EggNog:ENOG503NX9B; CAZy:CE4; CAZy:CBM18), yielding MINVPVTLLSLSAVATAAVLADANSQSTSPNPSPRQHARDTLQKRANCGAGIGNCPSGQCCSQYGWCGVTSEHCGTGCQSGFGTCTGGGGGNNEETLSTPRPKFGSIPYGVTITNCNAAGTIALTFDDGPFLYTNQLLDLLAQQQVKATFFTNGLNWGDATQAPYPDVLRRIVNDGHQLGSHTYNHPDLNTLTTAARRSNMAQNEKIFKDALGGYFPTYMRPPYGSCTGQCLTDLGNLGYHVINWNIDTLDYQGNIPNSQNIFNSAVSTNAAANKYIALAHDVHQATVQQLALGLIQTAKNRGYRLVTVGECLGDAPVNWYRDATTGNARTGGGGGSGGNPNPGPITSTNGLCGSTNGNMNCLNSGFGNCCSQWGFCGSTAEYCGANCQRAFGNCN